The proteins below come from a single Maylandia zebra isolate NMK-2024a linkage group LG23, Mzebra_GT3a, whole genome shotgun sequence genomic window:
- the LOC105941378 gene encoding trace amine-associated receptor 13c-like: MFKKKGGGCLKKINEDSRAQLQVFPFSMMDGTGGPPLCFPNLNSSCRRLLRPTSQATLLYTLLASVSLLTVVLNLLVVVSISHFKQLHTPTNALLLSLAVSDLLLGLLVMPIEGLRYIETCWLLGRLMCALSPYLSYCLLSFSLDSMVLISVDRYIAICDPLLYSSKITVNRVKLSVCFCWACSLLYNGCILMEHIGWPDRFSSCHGECVVFISYTTGTVDLFLSCVAPFAVMFVMYMRVFVVAVSQVRAIQSQAAVRAAPAAKKSELKAARTLGILIAVFVMCFCPYYYPSFTGVDTSTRLPYYAVLFWIMLINACVNPVIYVLFYPWFRRAIKFIFTLRILQPHSRDVKIM; the protein is encoded by the coding sequence atgtttaaaaaaaaaggtgggggGTGTTTGAAGAAGATAAATGAAGATTCTCGAGCACAATTGCAGGTCTTCCCTTTCTCTATGATGGACGGCACTGGGGGTCCTCCCCTCTGCTTCCCTAACCTCAACTCCTCCTGCAGGCGGCTGCTGCGACCCACCTCCCAGGCCACTCTTCTCTACACTCTGCTGGCTTCAGTCTCACTGCTTACTGTGGTGCTCAACCTGCTTGTGGTCGTCTCCATCTCCCACTTCAAGCAGCTCCACACCCCAACCAATGCCCTGCTCCTGTCCCTGGCCGTGTCCGACCTGCTTTTGGGGTTGCTGGTGATGCCCATCGAGGGCCTGCGCTACATCGAGACGTGCTGGCTGCTGGGGAGGCTGATGTGTGCTCTCAGTCCTTATTTGTCTTACTGcctcctctctttttctctggaCAGCATGGTGCTCATATCTGTAGATCGCTATATAGCCATCTGTGACCCTCTGCTCTATTCCTCAAAGATCACAGTGAACAGAGTGAAGctttcagtctgtttctgctgGGCCTGCTCTCTTCTCTACAATGGCTGCATTCTCATGGAGCACATAGGGTGGCCAGACAGGTTCAGCTCCTGTCACGGGGAGTGTGTTGTGTTCATCAGCTACACTACAGGCACAGTAGATCtctttttgtcatgtgttgcCCCCTTTGCTGTAATGTTTGTTATGTACATGAGGGTCTTTGTGGTTGCTGTTTCTCAGGTGCGTGCCATTCAGTCGCAGGCAGCTGTGAGAGCAGCTCCAGCTGCTAAAAAATCAGAGCTGAAGGCAGCCAGGACACTCGGGATTTTGATAGCTGTGTTTGTAATGTGCTTCTGCCCTTATTATTATCCTTCCTTTACAGGTGTGGACACCTCTACACGCTTGCCTTATTACGCTGTGCTGTTTTGGATCATGCTAATAAATGCTTGTGTAAACCCTGTGATTTATGTTCTGTTTTACCCCTGGTTTAGAAGAGCTATCAAATTCATCTTCACCCTCAGAATACTGCAGCCTCACTCCAGAGATGTCAAAATCATGTAG